Proteins encoded within one genomic window of Kibdelosporangium phytohabitans:
- a CDS encoding MerR family transcriptional regulator produces MTQATLGIGDLSRATGVPVRTIRFYCDEGIVDAVRSTGGHRRFAQAEVERLRLVRRLRGLGLGLPSIRTVLSGTESVADAVTAERQALDVELAALAWRRACLHAIEQASPADRAARLDLLAAVNDRTAARGCLIDFWQRIFLGPMPESFVDMFLSVSVPDLPPVPSPEQVVMYAEMVVLLGDSSLRTRMLRRTLHNLDQVSDETRLHTGVSEACAMARPLVLAGHEPASGDALDHFVAAHARVRGVRDTPGFRRDLARTSAIDASTPMRRYWRLVGTLTGEPATIGETHTWLVDALTTSVSSRRSVRAPSSA; encoded by the coding sequence GTGACACAAGCCACACTCGGCATCGGTGATCTGTCGCGGGCAACCGGGGTGCCTGTCCGGACCATCCGGTTCTACTGCGACGAAGGCATTGTGGACGCGGTGCGCAGCACGGGCGGGCACCGGCGGTTCGCGCAGGCGGAGGTCGAGCGGTTGCGGCTGGTCCGCAGGCTGCGTGGCCTCGGGCTCGGCCTGCCGTCGATCAGGACGGTGCTGTCCGGCACGGAGTCAGTGGCCGACGCGGTCACGGCCGAACGCCAGGCGCTCGACGTGGAACTGGCCGCGCTGGCATGGCGGCGCGCCTGTCTGCACGCGATCGAGCAGGCGTCACCCGCGGATCGGGCGGCGCGGCTGGACCTGCTCGCCGCGGTCAACGACCGCACGGCCGCCAGGGGCTGCCTGATCGACTTCTGGCAGCGGATCTTCCTCGGCCCGATGCCGGAGTCCTTCGTGGACATGTTCCTGTCGGTGAGCGTTCCCGACCTGCCACCGGTGCCGAGCCCGGAGCAAGTGGTCATGTACGCGGAAATGGTTGTACTGCTTGGTGATTCGTCACTGCGCACGCGGATGCTGCGGCGCACCCTGCACAATCTCGACCAGGTTTCGGACGAGACTCGGCTGCACACCGGCGTGAGCGAGGCGTGCGCCATGGCCAGGCCGCTCGTCCTCGCCGGGCACGAGCCCGCGTCCGGTGACGCGCTCGACCACTTCGTCGCCGCGCACGCACGAGTTCGCGGTGTCCGTGACACGCCGGGCTTCCGGCGTGATCTGGCGCGGACGTCCGCCATCGACGCCAGCACCCCGATGCGCCGCTACTGGCGGCTGGTCGGGACGTTGACCGGGGAACCGGCGACGATCGGCGAAACCCACACGTGGCTCGTCGACGCCCTCACGACCTCGGTCAGCTCACGGCGATCCGTTCGCGCGCCGAGTTCCGCGTGA
- a CDS encoding phenylacetate--CoA ligase family protein, with amino-acid sequence MPLVDADAEGIAPERRRLVQQRRLGQVVDRVLATGNVQAERLRAAGVESGTDVTLGDLPGLPTVSKADIWDNYPFGLQASGDIVCVHGSSGTGGRPTLIPYTASDIEVWASVMARALGGAGATRQSVIHNGYGYGLFTGGLGVHHGGIHLGATVVPVSGGMTDRQIRLIQDLRPDILTCTPSYAIHLGEALKGEPTSLRAGVFGAEPWTEEMRAQIEALLNIRALDIYGLSEIIGPGVACESLDSAGMLNVAEDHFFVEAVDAQGDPVPDGTPGELVFTTLTKTGMPLIRYRTGDVAALADPVPGSPRTLRRMSKLKGRTDDMLIIRGVNVFPTEVEAVLLADDRVSPHYLVVEDRRDPKRSELRVAVEPFTDSVDTAALERDLVVALRERLGISCVVTALEPGSVPRTEVGKARRLARWNQGEPPLAGLL; translated from the coding sequence GTGCCCCTGGTTGACGCGGATGCCGAAGGGATCGCTCCCGAGCGCCGGAGGCTGGTGCAGCAGCGGCGGTTGGGGCAGGTGGTCGACCGGGTGCTCGCCACCGGGAACGTGCAGGCAGAGCGGCTGCGAGCGGCCGGGGTCGAGAGTGGGACGGATGTCACCCTCGGTGATCTTCCGGGGTTGCCGACCGTCAGCAAGGCCGACATCTGGGACAACTACCCGTTCGGGTTGCAGGCTTCCGGTGACATCGTCTGTGTGCACGGGAGTTCGGGTACTGGCGGTCGTCCCACGCTCATCCCGTACACGGCTTCCGACATCGAGGTGTGGGCGAGTGTGATGGCGCGGGCGCTCGGTGGGGCGGGTGCCACACGGCAGAGCGTCATCCACAACGGGTACGGCTACGGTCTTTTCACCGGTGGCCTCGGTGTTCATCACGGCGGGATACATCTCGGCGCCACGGTTGTCCCGGTTTCCGGGGGTATGACCGATCGGCAGATCCGGCTCATCCAGGATCTCCGGCCTGACATCCTGACCTGTACGCCGTCGTACGCGATTCATCTCGGCGAGGCCCTCAAGGGCGAGCCCACGTCGCTCAGGGCCGGTGTCTTCGGCGCCGAGCCGTGGACTGAGGAGATGCGGGCGCAGATCGAGGCTCTCCTCAACATCCGCGCGCTGGACATCTACGGGCTGTCGGAGATCATCGGGCCTGGTGTCGCGTGCGAGTCGCTCGACTCCGCGGGCATGCTCAACGTCGCCGAGGACCATTTCTTCGTCGAAGCCGTTGACGCGCAGGGCGATCCTGTCCCGGACGGGACGCCGGGCGAGCTCGTGTTCACCACGCTCACCAAGACCGGGATGCCGCTCATCCGTTACCGCACGGGTGACGTCGCCGCGCTCGCCGACCCTGTGCCCGGCAGCCCGCGGACGCTCAGGCGGATGAGCAAACTCAAGGGCCGCACGGACGACATGCTCATCATCCGCGGTGTGAACGTGTTCCCCACCGAGGTCGAGGCCGTGCTGCTCGCCGATGACCGGGTCAGTCCGCACTACCTCGTCGTCGAGGATCGGCGGGACCCGAAGCGCAGCGAGCTGCGGGTCGCGGTGGAGCCGTTCACCGACAGCGTGGACACGGCGGCGCTCGAACGTGACCTGGTTGTCGCGCTGCGCGAACGGCTGGGCATCTCGTGTGTGGTGACGGCACTCGAGCCAGGCAGCGTGCCGCGCACCGAAGTGGGCAAGGCACGCCGCCTGGCTCGCTGGAACCAGGGTGAACCGCCGCTAGCCGGCCTGTTGTGA
- a CDS encoding maleylpyruvate isomerase family mycothiol-dependent enzyme, with the protein MHTDWLRAQTAAFADIAVTLSESQQVVTCPEWSVRTLVAHIGHAHRQAANIVRTGEPEQFRDPRTAELPRDWAPWLRDGADELADAVTAARDNQVWAYVGERPAFFWLRRMLHDTTVHAADAAITAGLVPHVPADIATDAIDEALELISLPGAEALKPDFVNLRGTGQTLALRSGEGDTWLITRTPQGPVAGRAATGEADVTVTASAQDLLLLCYGRAGVADVVVDGDRDLLTHWLANTSL; encoded by the coding sequence ATGCACACCGACTGGCTACGAGCCCAAACCGCCGCCTTCGCCGACATCGCGGTGACGCTGTCGGAATCCCAGCAGGTCGTGACCTGTCCGGAGTGGTCTGTGCGGACGCTCGTCGCGCACATCGGCCACGCGCACCGGCAGGCCGCGAACATCGTCAGGACCGGCGAGCCCGAGCAGTTCCGTGATCCGCGAACCGCCGAACTGCCGCGTGACTGGGCGCCGTGGCTGCGCGACGGCGCCGACGAACTCGCCGATGCCGTGACCGCAGCGCGTGACAACCAGGTGTGGGCCTACGTCGGCGAGCGTCCCGCGTTCTTCTGGCTGCGCCGGATGCTGCACGACACGACCGTCCACGCGGCCGACGCCGCCATCACGGCAGGCCTCGTCCCGCACGTCCCGGCAGACATCGCCACCGACGCGATCGACGAAGCACTGGAGTTGATCTCGTTGCCGGGCGCCGAAGCGCTCAAACCGGACTTCGTCAACCTGCGGGGCACCGGGCAGACCCTGGCGCTGCGATCCGGCGAAGGCGACACGTGGCTGATCACCCGCACCCCACAAGGACCGGTCGCCGGGCGCGCGGCGACCGGGGAAGCCGACGTGACGGTGACGGCCAGCGCCCAGGATCTGCTGCTGCTCTGCTACGGCAGGGCCGGCGTGGCCGACGTCGTGGTCGACGGCGACCGGGACCTGCTGACGCACTGGCTGGCGAACACTTCTCTCTAG
- a CDS encoding TIGR04141 family sporadically distributed protein — protein sequence MQSLQQTSARQHAMRCAHALASDGHNSQKQANRPAPRQHSASSERRRSRASNCDGAILDQLPIVDINAQVPGRLRSNFKCHGAASITQHICRPTTKHETSRAQTATCKHKLKFELADVVGPQDEQVHIKWLASATALSHLITQARVSAWSQRLKPEARRQLDDKVRALDSGRRITERPKTFVLAAAGRKWHVDELFTLSMIGLLKLRNDLLCLGVDLQFADIPFTPKRKKSANKRAA from the coding sequence ATGCAGTCGCTGCAGCAGACCTCTGCGCGGCAACACGCAATGCGTTGCGCGCACGCGCTAGCCTCGGACGGCCATAACAGCCAAAAACAAGCCAATCGCCCAGCACCACGTCAGCATTCGGCGAGTTCAGAGCGTCGACGCTCCAGGGCGAGTAATTGCGACGGAGCAATTCTTGATCAACTGCCCATAGTCGACATCAACGCGCAGGTCCCTGGCCGACTAAGATCGAATTTCAAATGTCACGGCGCGGCGTCAATAACACAACACATCTGCCGACCCACCACGAAACACGAAACGAGCCGCGCGCAAACTGCGACCTGTAAACACAAGCTTAAGTTTGAGTTGGCTGATGTTGTCGGCCCACAGGACGAGCAGGTGCACATCAAGTGGCTGGCGAGCGCCACGGCGCTGAGCCACCTGATCACGCAAGCCCGCGTGTCTGCCTGGTCTCAACGACTCAAGCCCGAAGCACGGCGGCAGCTCGACGACAAGGTCCGGGCGCTCGACAGCGGGCGCCGCATCACCGAACGTCCGAAAACGTTCGTCCTTGCTGCTGCCGGGCGGAAGTGGCACGTCGACGAACTGTTCACCCTGTCTATGATCGGCTTGTTGAAGCTACGAAACGATCTCCTTTGCCTCGGCGTCGACCTGCAGTTCGCTGACATCCCGTTCACGCCGAAGCGGAAGAAGTCGGCGAACAAGCGAGCGGCGTGA
- the hrpB gene encoding ATP-dependent helicase HrpB, with the protein MNLPDLPIRAILPDLARALTGNGTAILVAPPGTGKTTVVPLALDGRIVVAEPRRLAARAAAARMASLLGEPVGRTVGYAVRGDRRTSKDTRIEVVTSGLLVRRIQHDPELSGVDVVMLDECHERHLDADLLLALVTDAMALRPDLKLLATSATVAAQRLAELLGDAPVLTVDARTFPTETTHLPPARGERLEACVARATRRALSETDGDVLVFLPGAAEINRVRQLLDGVDVVTLHGRLATQEQDAALKPSDRRRVVLATAVAESSLTVPGVRAVVDSGQSRVPRVDHRRGLPGLATVRTSAAVADQRAGRAGREGPGRVYRCWPEHEHATLPRYPEPEIKIADLTRLALELACWGTPDGSALRWWDAPPEGALRAGQSVLRDLHALDNDGTPTDRGRAMADVGLHPRLARALIDGGRQAADVVALLDDDTLADDADIEAALRKVRGSPRWRRESQRLAALAPHSDEPGDPARVVALAYPERLARKRSADSRVYLMTGGTAVELPPGTGLDHREWLAIAVADRRPGEKHGRVRLAVAADAELAAEIVGVSDVDEVRWDGDVVARRVRRIGAITLSEKPLADPDPAAVEAALRDGVRAEGLPVLDWEPRLHARMALLHRVLGDPWPSVAEEDILSTVDVTGARSRGDLRKINPLRALLPWPAAARLDELVPERVEVPSGSKISVDYTGQRPVLAVRLQEVFGWRQAPAIADGKVTVLLHLLSPAGRPAAVTDDLESFWVNGYPQVRAELRGRYPKHDWPSDPLAATPRSRRRNPR; encoded by the coding sequence ATGAACCTTCCTGATCTGCCGATCCGGGCGATCCTCCCGGACCTGGCCCGCGCGCTGACCGGCAACGGCACCGCGATCCTGGTGGCCCCACCGGGTACGGGCAAGACCACTGTGGTCCCGTTGGCGCTCGACGGCCGGATCGTGGTGGCCGAGCCACGCAGGCTGGCCGCTCGCGCGGCGGCGGCCAGGATGGCGTCGCTGCTGGGCGAGCCCGTCGGCCGCACGGTCGGGTACGCCGTCCGCGGTGACCGCAGGACGTCGAAGGACACCCGGATCGAGGTGGTCACGTCCGGTCTGCTGGTCCGGCGGATCCAGCACGACCCGGAGCTGTCCGGCGTGGATGTCGTGATGCTCGACGAGTGCCACGAACGCCACCTCGACGCGGACCTGCTGCTGGCGCTGGTCACCGACGCCATGGCGCTGCGGCCGGATCTGAAACTGCTGGCCACGAGCGCGACCGTGGCCGCGCAGCGGCTGGCCGAACTGCTCGGCGACGCGCCCGTGCTGACGGTCGACGCCCGGACGTTCCCGACGGAGACGACGCATCTCCCACCGGCGAGGGGCGAGCGGCTCGAAGCCTGCGTCGCCCGTGCGACCCGCCGCGCACTGTCCGAAACGGACGGCGATGTTCTCGTGTTCCTCCCTGGCGCCGCCGAGATCAACCGGGTGCGGCAGCTGCTGGACGGCGTGGACGTGGTCACGCTGCACGGCCGTCTGGCGACGCAGGAGCAGGACGCCGCTCTGAAGCCGTCGGACCGCAGGCGAGTCGTCCTGGCGACGGCTGTCGCGGAGTCGAGTCTCACGGTGCCCGGTGTGCGGGCCGTCGTCGATTCCGGTCAGTCCAGGGTGCCGAGGGTCGATCACCGCCGTGGGCTGCCCGGCCTGGCCACGGTCCGCACGTCAGCGGCGGTGGCCGACCAGCGGGCGGGTCGTGCGGGACGCGAGGGGCCGGGTCGCGTCTACCGGTGCTGGCCGGAGCACGAGCACGCGACGCTGCCGCGCTACCCCGAACCGGAGATCAAGATCGCCGACCTGACCCGGCTGGCGCTGGAGCTGGCGTGCTGGGGAACACCGGACGGGTCGGCGTTGCGCTGGTGGGACGCGCCGCCGGAGGGCGCGCTCAGAGCGGGCCAGTCGGTCCTGCGCGACCTGCACGCGTTGGACAACGACGGCACGCCAACGGATCGAGGTCGCGCGATGGCCGACGTCGGCCTGCATCCGCGGCTGGCCAGGGCGTTGATCGACGGTGGCAGGCAAGCCGCGGACGTGGTCGCTCTGCTGGACGACGACACGCTCGCCGACGACGCCGACATCGAGGCAGCGCTGCGCAAGGTGCGCGGTTCGCCGCGCTGGCGCCGTGAGTCCCAGCGTCTCGCCGCGCTGGCGCCGCATTCGGATGAGCCGGGCGATCCCGCGAGGGTCGTCGCGCTGGCGTACCCGGAACGGCTGGCCCGCAAGAGGTCGGCGGATTCGCGCGTCTACCTGATGACGGGCGGCACGGCGGTCGAGCTGCCGCCGGGGACCGGGCTGGACCACCGGGAGTGGCTCGCGATCGCGGTGGCCGACCGCAGGCCGGGCGAGAAGCACGGCCGCGTCCGGCTGGCCGTGGCCGCGGACGCCGAACTGGCAGCCGAGATCGTCGGTGTGTCCGATGTGGACGAAGTGCGCTGGGACGGCGACGTGGTCGCGCGGCGGGTGCGCAGGATCGGCGCGATCACCCTGTCGGAGAAGCCGTTGGCCGACCCGGACCCGGCGGCCGTCGAGGCGGCGCTGCGCGACGGCGTGCGCGCGGAGGGCCTGCCGGTCCTCGACTGGGAGCCGCGGCTGCACGCCAGGATGGCGTTGCTGCACCGGGTGCTCGGCGACCCGTGGCCGTCCGTCGCCGAGGAGGATATCCTGTCCACTGTGGACGTCACAGGTGCGCGGAGCCGCGGCGACCTCCGCAAGATCAACCCGCTGCGCGCGTTGCTGCCGTGGCCGGCCGCGGCACGGCTGGACGAACTCGTGCCGGAACGCGTCGAAGTGCCGTCCGGTTCGAAGATCTCAGTGGACTACACGGGCCAGCGCCCGGTGCTGGCCGTGCGCCTGCAGGAGGTGTTCGGCTGGCGACAGGCGCCCGCGATCGCGGACGGGAAGGTCACCGTGCTGCTGCACCTGCTGTCGCCCGCGGGCCGCCCCGCGGCGGTCACCGATGATCTGGAGTCGTTCTGGGTGAACGGTTACCCGCAGGTCCGCGCCGAGCTGCGCGGGCGGTACCCGAAACACGACTGGCCGTCCGACCCGCTGGCGGCTACTCCACGATCCCGGCGAAGAAACCCGCGATGA
- a CDS encoding SPFH domain-containing protein: MNDIAVDMPTPRVRERNAVERGGLPIAGISFVAGIAAAGLLLWGVLQAAGGTTSLGVTVIVVAALVLLAAVVFAAGLTIVAPGEARVLQFLGRYVGTVRTSGLRWVNPFTTRVKVSTRIRNHETAVMKVNELDGNPIEIAAVVVWQVQDTARAMFEVDDFVQFVSIQTETAIRHIANSYPYDSHGAEALSLRDNADEITEKLSAEISARVEPAGVRVIESRLTHLAYAPEIAQAMLRRQQAGAVVAARQLVVEGAVGMVELALDRLAQNDVVELDEERKAAMVSNLMVVLCGDRDAQPVVNAGSLYQ; this comes from the coding sequence ATGAACGATATCGCAGTCGACATGCCCACACCCCGGGTGCGGGAGCGCAACGCGGTGGAGCGGGGTGGCCTGCCGATCGCCGGGATCTCCTTCGTCGCGGGGATCGCAGCGGCCGGCCTGCTGCTGTGGGGCGTGCTGCAGGCGGCAGGCGGGACCACGTCGCTCGGCGTCACCGTGATCGTGGTGGCGGCCCTGGTGCTCCTCGCGGCGGTGGTGTTCGCCGCCGGGCTGACGATCGTCGCACCGGGCGAGGCCAGGGTGCTGCAGTTCCTCGGCCGGTACGTCGGCACCGTGCGGACTTCCGGGCTGCGCTGGGTCAACCCGTTCACCACGCGCGTCAAGGTCTCCACGCGGATCCGCAACCACGAGACCGCCGTGATGAAGGTCAACGAGCTGGACGGCAACCCGATCGAGATCGCGGCCGTCGTCGTCTGGCAGGTGCAGGACACCGCGCGGGCGATGTTCGAGGTCGACGACTTCGTCCAGTTCGTCAGCATCCAGACCGAGACCGCGATCAGGCACATCGCCAACAGCTACCCGTACGACTCGCACGGCGCGGAAGCGCTTTCCCTGCGGGACAACGCCGACGAGATCACCGAGAAGCTCTCGGCCGAGATCAGCGCCCGGGTCGAACCGGCCGGTGTGCGGGTGATCGAATCCAGGCTGACGCACCTGGCGTACGCTCCGGAGATCGCGCAGGCGATGCTCCGCCGTCAGCAGGCGGGCGCGGTCGTCGCCGCCCGGCAACTGGTGGTCGAAGGTGCGGTCGGGATGGTCGAGCTGGCGCTGGACCGGCTGGCCCAGAACGATGTCGTCGAGCTCGACGAGGAACGGAAGGCCGCCATGGTCAGCAACCTGATGGTGGTGCTATGCGGTGATCGCGATGCCCAACCTGTCGTGAACGCCGGCTCGCTCTACCAATGA
- a CDS encoding carboxyl transferase domain-containing protein has protein sequence MDTVIAPMRGTVVLISVGQGDQVAEGQQLVVLESMKMEHVVAAPAAGRVGEIAVTVGETVRRDQVLLTVEPGVVTEAAQQPEQGTGDGIRRDLAEVLARRAAGLDANRPEAVERRHRDGRRTARENVDDLCDPGTFVEYGALAVAAQRQRRSMAELVAKTPADGMVAGVAEINGRESVVVAYDATVLAGTQGYYNHAKKDRMFELAARRELPVVLFAEGGGGRPGDTDVQSVALLDAPAFSLFARLSGRVPLVGVAAGRCFAGNAALLGCCDVIIATAGATIGMGGPAMIEGGGLGVVAPEDVGPMSVQVPNGVVDIPVADEAEAVRVAKQYLSYFGGAADEWSIVDQDRLRAAVPANRVRAYDVREVIDLIADAGSVLELRAGFGQGIHTALVRVEGRPMGLIANNPGHLGGAIDRDAADKAARFMQLCDSHGLPIVSLCDTPGFMVGPESEKTATVRHFSRLFVIGANLTVPVCAVVLRKAYGLGAMAMFGGGSKIPCATVAWPTAEFGAMGLEGAVKLGFRRELEAIADPVRRNETLEQMVALAYERGKALNAASMFEVDDVIDPAATRGWIAAALPKRVARGTRPNVDTW, from the coding sequence ATGGATACCGTCATCGCGCCGATGCGGGGCACGGTCGTGCTCATCTCGGTGGGCCAGGGCGATCAGGTGGCCGAGGGCCAGCAGCTGGTCGTGCTCGAATCGATGAAGATGGAGCACGTCGTGGCGGCGCCCGCGGCCGGTCGCGTCGGCGAGATCGCCGTGACCGTGGGCGAGACCGTGCGGCGCGATCAAGTGCTCCTCACAGTCGAGCCGGGCGTGGTGACGGAGGCAGCGCAGCAGCCTGAGCAGGGCACGGGTGACGGGATCCGGCGCGACCTCGCGGAGGTCCTCGCCAGACGCGCGGCCGGGTTGGACGCCAACCGGCCGGAAGCGGTCGAGCGCAGGCACCGCGACGGCAGGCGGACCGCGCGCGAGAACGTCGACGATCTCTGTGATCCCGGCACCTTCGTCGAGTACGGCGCCCTGGCTGTCGCCGCGCAACGGCAGCGCAGGTCCATGGCGGAGCTCGTCGCGAAGACCCCGGCGGACGGCATGGTGGCGGGCGTCGCGGAGATCAACGGCAGGGAAAGCGTTGTCGTGGCGTACGACGCGACCGTGCTCGCGGGCACGCAGGGCTACTACAACCACGCCAAGAAGGACCGGATGTTCGAGCTCGCGGCGCGCCGCGAACTGCCGGTGGTGTTGTTCGCGGAAGGCGGCGGTGGACGACCGGGCGACACCGACGTCCAGTCCGTGGCCCTACTGGACGCGCCGGCGTTTTCGTTGTTCGCGAGGCTTTCCGGGCGCGTTCCTCTCGTCGGAGTGGCCGCTGGCCGTTGTTTCGCAGGCAACGCGGCTCTGCTCGGGTGTTGTGACGTGATCATCGCGACGGCCGGTGCGACGATCGGCATGGGCGGTCCGGCCATGATCGAGGGTGGTGGTCTCGGCGTGGTGGCTCCCGAGGACGTCGGGCCGATGTCGGTCCAGGTCCCCAACGGTGTCGTGGACATCCCCGTGGCCGACGAGGCGGAAGCCGTCCGCGTCGCCAAGCAGTACCTGTCGTACTTCGGTGGCGCGGCGGACGAGTGGTCCATTGTGGATCAGGACCGGCTGCGCGCCGCCGTGCCCGCGAACAGGGTGCGCGCCTACGACGTCCGCGAGGTGATCGACCTGATCGCCGACGCCGGCTCGGTGCTGGAGCTCAGGGCGGGGTTCGGCCAGGGGATCCACACGGCCCTGGTGCGCGTCGAAGGCAGGCCGATGGGGCTGATCGCCAACAACCCCGGTCACCTCGGCGGAGCGATCGACCGCGACGCCGCCGACAAGGCCGCGCGGTTCATGCAACTGTGCGACAGCCACGGCCTGCCGATCGTGTCGTTGTGTGACACACCGGGGTTCATGGTCGGGCCCGAGTCGGAGAAGACGGCGACCGTCCGGCACTTCAGCCGGTTGTTCGTCATCGGCGCGAATCTGACCGTGCCGGTCTGCGCCGTCGTGCTGCGCAAGGCGTACGGGCTCGGCGCGATGGCGATGTTCGGCGGCGGTTCGAAGATCCCGTGCGCGACCGTCGCGTGGCCGACGGCCGAGTTCGGTGCGATGGGGCTGGAGGGCGCGGTCAAGCTCGGCTTCCGGCGCGAGCTCGAGGCGATCGCGGATCCGGTGCGGCGCAACGAGACCCTCGAGCAGATGGTCGCGCTGGCCTACGAGCGCGGCAAGGCGCTCAACGCCGCGTCGATGTTCGAGGTCGACGACGTGATCGACCCGGCCGCCACCCGCGGGTGGATCGCTGCCGCGCTGCCCAAGCGGGTCGCGCGGGGCACGCGACCGAACGTGGACACGTGGTAA
- a CDS encoding DsbA family protein has product MGGAQRNARKHKQELAAQRAVAAARKAKSDRNKIIITVAVVVVIAAAVLTGVLITGNQKNKTEGMQIPVNNASGQVQVKRDGATVLVGKDSAKVTLDVYEDFLCPACGQFEGAYATQIEKKVEEGSLRVRYHMLTLLNDKSDPPGYSLDSANAALLAADEGKFPAFHSSLFKSQPEEGARGYDKEQLIKLGQDVGITSPAFADGVRAGKYNQIVEDAYQQVSKDPKLQQDFGQGRRGFGTPTLAADGRIVDTNDPEWLNKLASQQAG; this is encoded by the coding sequence GTGGGAGGAGCCCAGCGCAACGCGCGCAAGCACAAACAGGAGCTCGCCGCGCAACGCGCGGTGGCAGCCGCGCGCAAGGCCAAGAGCGACCGCAACAAGATCATCATCACCGTCGCGGTGGTCGTGGTGATCGCCGCGGCCGTGCTGACCGGTGTGCTGATCACCGGCAACCAGAAGAACAAGACCGAGGGCATGCAGATCCCGGTCAACAACGCCTCCGGGCAGGTGCAGGTCAAACGCGACGGCGCGACCGTGCTGGTCGGCAAGGACAGCGCGAAGGTGACCCTCGACGTCTACGAGGACTTCCTCTGCCCCGCGTGCGGTCAGTTCGAAGGCGCGTACGCCACGCAGATCGAGAAGAAGGTCGAAGAGGGCTCGCTGCGTGTCCGCTACCACATGTTGACGCTGCTCAACGACAAGTCCGACCCGCCGGGGTACTCGCTGGACTCCGCGAACGCCGCGCTGCTCGCCGCCGACGAGGGCAAGTTCCCCGCGTTCCACTCGAGCCTGTTCAAGTCCCAGCCCGAGGAAGGCGCGCGCGGCTACGACAAGGAGCAGCTGATCAAGCTGGGCCAGGACGTGGGCATCACGTCACCCGCGTTCGCCGACGGTGTCCGTGCCGGCAAGTACAACCAGATCGTCGAGGACGCCTACCAGCAGGTCTCCAAGGACCCGAAGCTCCAGCAGGACTTCGGCCAGGGCAGGCGCGGCTTCGGCACACCGACCCTGGCCGCCGACGGCCGGATCGTGGACACCAACGACCCGGAATGGCTCAACAAGCTGGCGTCACAACAGGCCGGCTAG
- a CDS encoding MauE/DoxX family redox-associated membrane protein: MVRPSPRVLDGIGTAARLGLAAVWFVSGSIKAADLNQAYIAVQAYDLLPQGVVSVVAAAVPFVEIALGLLLLLGLGTRLVAVLSAIVMLGFVVAISQAWARGLTIDCGCFGGGGQVAASETAYPQEIARDIGFLALMGWLIVRPRTWLSMDGWLTRRPAVVEAVGED; this comes from the coding sequence GTGGTTCGACCGTCACCTCGCGTGCTCGACGGGATCGGCACAGCGGCGCGGCTCGGGCTGGCGGCTGTGTGGTTCGTGTCCGGTTCGATCAAGGCAGCCGACCTGAATCAGGCCTACATCGCGGTGCAGGCGTACGACCTGCTGCCGCAGGGCGTGGTCAGCGTCGTGGCAGCCGCCGTGCCGTTCGTCGAGATCGCACTGGGCCTGCTCCTGCTGCTCGGACTCGGCACACGGCTGGTCGCGGTGCTGTCGGCGATCGTGATGCTCGGCTTCGTCGTCGCCATCTCGCAGGCTTGGGCCCGCGGGCTGACGATCGACTGCGGCTGCTTCGGCGGCGGCGGGCAGGTGGCCGCGAGCGAGACGGCGTATCCACAGGAGATCGCACGGGACATCGGGTTCCTGGCACTGATGGGCTGGCTGATCGTCCGCCCGCGCACGTGGCTGTCCATGGACGGCTGGCTGACCAGGCGCCCGGCTGTCGTGGAAGCAGTGGGAGAGGACTGA
- a CDS encoding maleylpyruvate isomerase N-terminal domain-containing protein yields the protein MHIERLRQQTGAFADTVTDLDPGARVATCPEWSVLDLVAHVGHIQRRAAAIVRTGEAVPFGQPAEPPAGWAAWSRAGR from the coding sequence ATGCACATCGAGCGGTTGCGGCAGCAGACCGGCGCGTTCGCGGACACCGTCACGGATCTGGACCCCGGCGCGCGGGTTGCGACGTGTCCGGAGTGGTCGGTGCTGGACCTCGTCGCGCACGTCGGCCACATCCAGCGCCGGGCCGCGGCGATCGTCCGAACCGGTGAAGCCGTCCCGTTCGGGCAACCCGCCGAGCCGCCTGCCGGGTGGGCGGCCTGGTCGCGTGCGGGCCGATGA